A DNA window from Megalobrama amblycephala isolate DHTTF-2021 linkage group LG11, ASM1881202v1, whole genome shotgun sequence contains the following coding sequences:
- the tram2 gene encoding translocating chain-associated membrane protein 2, with protein MAFRRRNKSYPFFSQEFLIQNHADIVFSLVIFILIGLMFETTAKTAILFIQPQYNISTMSADGEVTLYHYGWKDCATVLFYLCITIILHAVVQEYVLDKVNRRLHLSKSKNTKFNESGQLCVFYLVSSVWSLYVMATEGYLLHPSSLWENYPHVHLRFQVKFFYLTQLAYWFHALPELYFQKVRKEEIPRQLQYISLYLVHILAAYLLNLTRVGLVLLFLQYLSEMGFHLSRLFYFIDENHHKMFEMWSVGFVLTRMITLTLMFLAVGFGLARSENQTLDLETGNFNTLSIRLLVLFMVCFTQSWLLWKFFRFQLSRTRELRLEQAARKRAAAKQQMQRTPKRDSVGHHENGLIKAENGTSPRLKKIKAP; from the exons ATGGCTTTTCGCAGAAGAAATAAGAGTTATCCTTTCTTCAGCCAAGAGTTTCTCATTCAGAATCACGCGGACATTGTGTTTAGTTTggtgattttcattttgattggACTGATGTTTGAG acaacagcaaaaacagcCATTTTATTCATCCAGCCTCAGTACAACATCAGCACCATGAGCGCAg acgGAGAAGTGACTCTGTATCATTACGGATGGAAAGACTGTGCCACTGTCCTCTTCTATCTTTGTATCACCATCATCCTTCATGCAGTTGTGCAGGAGTATGTGCTAGAT AAGGTAAACCGTCGTCTCCACCTGTCaaagagtaaaaacacaaagtTTAATGAATCTGGGcagctgtgtgtgttttacctGGTGTCCAGTGTATGGAGTCTCTATGTCATGGCCACA GAGGGATATCTCCTGCATCCCAGCAGCCTTTGGGAGAATTACCCTCATGTTCACCTGAG GTTTCAGGTGAAGTTCTTCTACCTCACACAGCTGGCATACTGGTTTCACGCACTACCTGAGCTTTACTTCCAGAAAGTGAGAAAG GAGGAAATCCCTCGTCAGCTGCAGTACATCAGTCTCTATCTGGTACACATTCTCGCTGCGTATCTGTTGAA CTTGACACGGGTCGGGCTGGTTCTGTTGTTTCTGCAGTATCTTTCCGAGATGGGCTTCCATCTGTCTCGACTCTTCTACTTCATTGATGAAAACCACCACAAAAT gtTTGAGATGTGGTCCGTTGGGTTCGTCCTGACCCGTATGATCACTCTGACTCTGATGTTCCTGGCTGTCGGCTTCGGATTGGCTCGTTCTGAAAACCAGACGCTTGATTTGGAGACTGGAAACTTCAACACTCTTTCTATCAG GTTGCTGGTGTTGTTCATGGTGTGTTTCACTCAATCATGGCTGCTCTGGAAGTTCTTCCGTTTCCAGCTGAGCCGAACGCGCGAGCTGAGATTGGAGCAGGCGGCCCGGAAGAGAGCCGCTGCTAAACAACAGATGCAGCGCACGCCGAAACGGGATTCAG